In Chelonoidis abingdonii isolate Lonesome George chromosome 9, CheloAbing_2.0, whole genome shotgun sequence, the genomic window CAACCGAACTGTTGTGGTCAGGACGTGAcatttttcacaccgctgagcgaCAGAGCCAGGTCGATCTACTTTTGAAATGTACACAAGATGCTTAAGTGTGTGTAGGATCAGGGGCTTTTGAATGTAAGAACCTAGTTCTGAATGCACTTAATGTGGCGTACTGAATTGACGATGGAACCACTCGTAGTAAGAACTATGCCCAGCAGTAATGTTTGCAGGTACTATCCTTTTCAGTGTCTTACTGATACTTCCTTGACAGTGTGTTGCCTAAACTTTGACTTTCCCATTTTAAGTCCCTTGATTTAATTGTATTATCAtatcttctctccccacccaccaacCTTCTCTGGTTACCATCAGCTAATCAAACGTCCGAGCACGACTCTGTTGAAAAACAAATCGGAAAGGCCGTTGGAAAGAGCGACGTTTGGTTCCGATTTAATGAAGGGGTTTCGAATGCCGTCAGGCGGAATATTTACATTAAGGATTTGCTCTAGTgataatttaaagaaataaaactgaagaatacagaacagaaagaaaaatttgACTCAGCCTTCTAAAGAACAAGTATGGTTCATGAGAACTTTCCTGCTTTTATTTTCTATTCAgctgtttgtaaaaaaaaaataagcaaaataaatttttttaaactttgtcaTGTATTgctttgtttatttcatttataaACCCTTAGTTCTCATATTTCGCTGGCTTTGCTGCAAAATTGTATATTCTACAATATACAAAAAAGTATTGaaaatttttttataaaagtgttttttcttttacaagTTCAAAAAGGGTTTGTAAGATTCACAGAAGCGCAAGCTTAATTGAAAACTACAGGATTAATCAAGAGAACCCTTTTGCCTGTTGTTTGACATTGCTTTTCAAGTCCCCATTCTGGCGCTGCTAATCAGCTAGTCTCCAATACATTGCATCACTTACCAATTTATTCTTTTATGGCCTGTGCTTTGTCAGTATAAAAAAGAATCGCTtctactaataaaaataataagacaAAATGAGGATCGTGTTTGTACAATTAGTCATATTAggaaactaataaaaaaaatgtacattcagAGTTAATGCAAAATTGAATATCTCAGGAGGAAGCCATTTTGTCAGCCACTGCCGCTTGGGAGCAAAGTTGGATTTAGGGGCATTAGAGTATGGTACATTTTCCTCTTTCCACCCAAGGGTTGCTTTTCATCAGCTCTGGATTCAGAAATGGGTCTTCTGGAATGCTATCTTCTATCCACTTCATCAACCTACAGAGAAGAGGGGAGAGGCGGGGCAGTTAAATGGCTCTGGGCCATTGTCTTATTCTGGCTGAAGTGGAGCTATAACGTTTCTTTTCATTGTTACGCAGTAATGAGACTTAGCGTTTCCATGGCATCGCCCAGCCATCCCGTCTCGTCAGGTAGGTAAAATAATAGCATCCTCAAAAGACAAGGGGGCCAAGCAACTGCCCAAGGCTACACGGAGTCAGGAGTGCTACTGAAGAGAACCCAGCAGTCCCACCATCTCTAACGCTAAACCCTCAACGTCCAGACTCTGGGTTTCCCAAGGCTGTGGGGTTGCAGCCGTCGGAGTGAGCTACATTGGCTGCAGGGCACAGCATTGTCCAGAGTGGTGACCAAGTCCAATGGGCTGTTCTGTGGTGAGGAGAGCAGGACAATTAGCAGGGGAGCAGTGGCTCTTGCATTTATTTTGCTCTTTAATTTTGTCCGTCCCTCGCACCTAGTCTCAGCAGGCCGCCTTTGGGATGGCTGAGTGGGTGAGCTGCCGCCAGGCCTCCTGGCACCGGGTTCAGCTCCACTTGCCACTCGCTGTCCTTTCTTCTGTTCAGTCTTCTCACTACTCTTCTCTCACTTTTTGCTGTATTTTCCCTTTCACGTGTCTTGCTGACTACTCCCCGTCCCTCTCCTTATTCCCCCCCACTTACTCAAAGGGTATAGACGGTCGGAGGCAGAGGATGGAGACGTGGGATGGCAGGTCGCTGCATGAGCTTCAGAGCCTGGGCATGTGAGCTGTTCCCAGAGCCAGATGCATGAGGGATCAcagggagggaaggtgggtggCTTCCACCCCTTTATTGACAGAAGCAGCAGCGTATctgctgtgtgtttgtgtatggcTTTCCCCACCCGCAGGGATCAGGCACATGCATGatgcacacacaccctgtgctGATCTGGTGCCTTCATGATCGGGGAAACTGGCATAGCTGCAGATGCTACTGGCATAAAAGGTTCTGTTATGCGTTTTACAGGGTTAGGCAAATAATGTACCTAGGTAGCTGAGGTCACACATCATCCTGAACGGGCAGCAGGGACAGGCTGTTACAACTGTATATGTTTTTCATGTATAAAGAGCCTTGCATCCCAAAAGATCCTAGAGAGCTTTGCAGCTTTAAACTTATTGCAGCACCAACATAACTTGCCATGCAGATAATAATGCTACCTGATGTCTGACCTATACAAAATCtgaatagttttaaaaatcagctccctctcagctgatgacttcatcctttttttctctctttaaaagttGCTACCTTGAGCAGACTGATTTGGGGAGCCATCTTAAGTGGTGGTGGTGTCCCTGACATCCTACCAGGAGACCCTGGTCATGGGTAATTGGAGAAGACAAAGGAGCAGCTAATTTTTCAGCTACTTTGTTTCCAGATGGGGAGTCCTCAACTACATCACAGCGTGGGTCACATTTTAATAATGTGATTGTCTCTCAGACGTCTCATTCCCTTTCATGATTGCGTGGACCTACGTTCCCCTGCCATTCACAATCTCCTCACACCTCCAGGCTACAGTGATTATATGGGAAAGTAACAGCAGTGAAGCATTTAAGGTCCTCCAAATTTCTGCTAATGTGCATTAGCAGCAGAAAATGAGGAGTCAACATCATGTGGCCTGTCAACCTTCTGCAGACCACAGCTTGAGAACCTCTGTTTTAAAACTCCTTGGCTTTGCACTGTGTCCATTCACACAGGCAATCGGTTACCCATCCAggaggttaatttttttttaatacaagcaAGTGTATTCTAATGCTTGGAAGATCACTGCCCAGAGTGTGAAACACAAAGATTAAGCATACAGCACAGATTGGGGCTGAATGTCTTTATCACCAAGCTGTGGAAGAGCTTTTAACATCACAATGCATTTTAATGAGCATCTCTCATTTCTTTTATCCCGCAGGAAACTGCGGGCCTCTACTAGATTTGCCATCCTCCTCCCAGAATGCATCATTTGGTGATGCCATTGATACCAGATCCGTCAGATTCACCTGATATTCATGACCGTCTGGAATGCTGCATTCTGGAGCACAGTTGAAGGTTTTAGAGACTAATCAAACTACTAATCAGAGTATTTCTGGAATCTGTATTTCTCCCTCCACAGCCTGATGAGGAAAAGTATTCAGTGCACAAGGCTAGGCTCGCTTCAGATTTTGCCACGGCATTGTAGCTCACATTCGAAAGCAACTGTTGTTAAATTTGCAAACACTGTCTCTGCAGCTATTCGGCAGTGATTATCCCATGCCCAGCACCCCTGGCACGGAATGTCGCAGTCAGAACGGGGCCTGCTGTGTGAGTTTGGATTGCAGCCCTTTGCCGCTAAACATGTTAGTGTTCAAGTGCTGGCGGTACCAATTTGAGCAGGGCACGGTAAGCATGCACTGTCCATGAACCCGCTGCTGCATTTCTGCCAGTGCATCTCTCCCTTTTGTTTCAGACCTGCCCCCTGCACAAACATCCAGCAAAGCACCTCAGTTCTAACTTCCAGCCCCCACTGTTATTCCAGGCCTGAGACAGACAGTCATGTGCTGTTACAGCCACTTAtgggatggggatttggggcctaCACCATCCAACTTGCATTCGGAGGTGAGCGAGTGTTTGACGTTAGTACCTCACTCACCATCCCTGTATTCTTGTGGAAACAACACTCCGGGCTCCACATGCAATAGCCATTCTCAGAAACAAGCACTTTGAAGGGGCCCCAAAGTTTCTATGACAAATTTATTCATCCCACAAAGACCAggctttgcttttttcttttgcagatgaGTTTCTAGGGTAGGTTTCACTATATTCTTAAATTGATTAATGTGTATGGGGCTAGTGCTGAGGAGCGCCAGTTCAAGAACcatgtgcgaggtgctgtacaaacacaacataaaagacggtccctgccccagataACTTAGTCTAAGACGAGAAAACAGATGGCTGCAGACAGATGGTGGAGTACGAAGAAAccatgagacaatattggttaaTGTGAGGGGCAGTGATCGCAAAACACCAGTTGCCTAACGACTAACATCCATTGTAGGCTTCACAGCAGAGAAGAGTTTTAAGGGGGGAGCTGAAGGACAGTGAAATGGCTTGGTGACTGGAGAACTGGAAGGATTGTGGCATCAGAAGCACATAGGAAGTGAGTAACCGGGCAAGGTTAAGATTGTGTGGACTTCCAAATCCCTGCTAATAATTTAGCCCCCAATCCCTCTACAGTTCAGCTAGAGGTTGCAGTGTTTTGCCTGCTCTCGATATTTGGTATTCTGTTTTTAAAGCCCCCCAGACTCAGGTGATTATGTGCGAATCACAGCTTTCAGTAAACACACAACCTCCATAGCAGCTCAGAAACCTGATGGCAAATAAAAAGAGCCcagcatttattatttttctcattttctgggcAGGCTCCATGTTTGAGGACTTGGAGCAGCTGATGTTACAGATGAGAGATTTCTCAGCATCCCTCTGTGGGGAGCAATCTCAAAGCCCGAAGGGGTGGGAGCTTTCTGTGAGGCAGAGGATGATGCAATGGCAGCCGCATCTGATGCTATGGGAACATCAGTCTGGGAGCAGTTGGGAGAgggggataggtcagtggtttgagcattggctgctaaacccaaggtggttagttcaatccttgagggggctacttagagATCCAGCATAAAAtcatcaatacttggtcctgctagtgaaggcagggagctggactcaactcaatgatctttcagggtcccttccagttctatgagataggtatatctccatatatttatttattacttctgCTATCTAGATAGGTCTTGGATTGGATTCTTAGAGCTCCGAGGGCTTAAATGAACAGTGCACAGCTCCTTTCTCAAGAGAATTTGCACAACAACACTACAAAGATTTGGAACTTAACAAAGTCATTAAATCATATGAATTTTTCCAGAACCCAGGAGAGGTGCCTAGAATGGAATAGTTCTGCCACATGCGCTATGGAGTTGTCCCCAGTGCAATCAGTTTGCACCTGAAggtgcagattttcaaaggtagatGCAAGTTCAGAGGCAGCTCCCTCACCCCCGCCTTGCACCAACAGACGCCTGCCTTTACACACGTATTTGGTACAAGTGTTGCCAAGCGACTCTGATGTACATGCACTTATCCAGACTATGGGTGCGAGAGGGGAAGTGATGTTTCTAGGTGTACCTCTAGCATGGCTCTACAGGCCCACTGATTGGTGTGTTGTGCATGGCCATCATTAAATATGGACTAAAGCAGGAACCCAGAAAGCTACCATCACCTCAAGAGCAGGTCACCGAAGGGGAAGGGTCCTTTCCTTTCTAACCCGGGGGAAAGAACTGAGAAACAGCTGATCCAACCCAatcatggctaaaacagagctaaATTAAATTTAGGTGCAGACACGTGTTCACCTAGCGTTACCCTTATCCTGGGCAAATCTTTCCTGCTGGCCTGGAACCCCAGTGCTTAGGCTTCCTGGAAGATTGGACACACAGCCCACTTCTCTCTATGTATCAGTGCTTAGAACCTATGACAATAATGGgtgctggagaaaactggccaTGCTGAATGCTTTTGGCTCTGCGGTCCTCCCTCAGTATCGGTGGTGCTGCTGGTTGTATAGCTAAGGTTAGGAATTTAAGCCTAGATTCTCTGAGGTAATTAGGTGTTTAACGGCAATTGATTTCAAAGTTCCTAAGTACTTTGGAGAATCTGGGCCCAAGTGTTCTTGATGCTGATTTATTTCTGGTAAAGGGTGCTGGAGTCGAGACCCTAGAATCTGCCGTCCTATTCAGGGCCAACAGCAGGGCCCATGTCCCACAGGgcctgccaatgcacctcactcCTCCCAACCATGCGAAGCACCTCGAGGGGTTTTCTTGTCTCAGTGGCTATCTCATCCTTAGCCTTTCTGCTGAGGCTGCTGATAAGAGAGCAAGATCCCAAGCTGGTGCATATCAGCCTGGCTCCACTGAcctgaccagtttatatccatgtgGGCCAAACTGCCTGTTAGTGGCCTGTTTGAGATGAGGGCATATAGCCACTAGGCCTTGGTCTGAGACCCACTACCTCATTCCATGTGGGCTACTGAACAGCCGCCAGAAGGGGCTGGGGAAAGCATTGACTCACTCAGGTATTGTTTTAGAAGACATTTCCCTCTTGTAAGCCAGTTGGTATT contains:
- the GNG13 gene encoding guanine nucleotide-binding protein G(I)/G(S)/G(O) subunit gamma-13, with protein sequence MDEWDLPQWKKEVDSLKYQLAYKREMSSKTIPELMKWIEDSIPEDPFLNPELMKSNPWVERGKCTIL